In Oncorhynchus kisutch isolate 150728-3 linkage group LG5, Okis_V2, whole genome shotgun sequence, a genomic segment contains:
- the LOC116352953 gene encoding calcipressin-1 isoform X2, translating into MHLKTTKCNAFCLVASVTNQEVFDRSESRASFESLFRSFDPDVNFQFFKSFRRVRINFSDALAAAEARLRLHKSDFNGKEMRLYFAQSVLIGSPRLEPPKPDKQFLISPPASPPVGWQQAPDAVPVINYDLLCAISKLGPGEKYELHTGTPTTPSVVVHVCENEQDSSGGEDNTEGSTSSSNRPPRPKIIQTRRPDITPGVMQ; encoded by the exons ATGCACCTCAAGACCACCAAGTGTAACGCCTTCTGCCTGGTTGCCTCGGTGACCAACCAGGAAGTGTTTGACAGGTCTGAGTCCCGG gCCAGTTTTGAGTCTCTGTTCCGCTCCTTCGACCCGGACGTGAACTTCCAGTTCTTTAAGAGTTTCCGGCGTGTGAGAATCAACTTCAGCGATGCACTGGCCGCCGCTGAGGCGCGGCTCCGACTGCACAAGAGCGACTTCAACGGCAAAGAGATGCGCCTCTACTTCGCACAG TCTGTCCTCATAGGCAGTCCCCGCCTGGAGCCCCCTAAACCTGACAAACAGTTCCTGATCTCCCCCCCAGCTTCGCCACCAGTGGGGTGGCAGCAGGCTCCGGACGCTGTGCCCGTCATCAACTACGACCTTCTCTGTGCCATCTCCAAACTAGGgccag GTGAGAAGTACGAGCTGCACACCGGCACCCCCACCACCCCCAGCGTAGTGGTCCACGTGTGTGAGAACGAGCAGGACAGCTCGGGGGGCGAAGACAACACAGAAGGAAGCACCAGCAGCAGCAACCGCCCCCCTCGCCCCAAAATCATCCAGACACGGCGTCCGGACATCACCCCCGGCGTCATGCAGTGA
- the smim11 gene encoding small integral membrane protein 11 produces MDHMINWKALDNVPLLFYILALKTLVLCLGFAGVKIYQAKKEEAKLKIQRAEQRRIAEQVQELLDNKKDD; encoded by the exons ATGGACCACATGATCAACTGGAAG gcGTTGGACAATGTCCCTCTGCTCTTCTACATCCTGGCATTGAAGACCCTGGTCTTGTGCCTGGGCTTCGCTGGAGTGAAGATCTATCAGGCTAAGAAGGAAGAGGCCAAGCTGAAGATACAGAGGGCAGAGCAGAGGAGGATAGCGGAGCAGGTGCAGGAGCTCCTGGACAACAAGAAGGATGACTGA